One stretch of Bacteroidia bacterium DNA includes these proteins:
- a CDS encoding translation initiation factor, giving the protein MKKNKDTIIVYSTDPNFVPEKNQNEEPNTVTLEPQKQDLRIALLRLKANKLATIISGFVGTEQDLNALCKVLKQLCGVGGTVKNGEIHLQGDVRSKVEGYLSKQGYKYKRKGG; this is encoded by the coding sequence ATGAAAAAAAACAAGGATACTATTATCGTTTATTCTACTGATCCAAACTTTGTACCCGAAAAAAATCAAAACGAGGAACCCAATACAGTTACTCTTGAACCCCAAAAACAGGACTTACGCATAGCTCTGTTAAGGTTAAAGGCAAATAAACTTGCTACTATTATATCTGGCTTTGTAGGCACAGAGCAGGATTTAAATGCGTTGTGTAAAGTCTTAAAGCAGCTTTGTGGTGTAGGTGGTACAGTCAAAAATGGGGAAATTCATTTACAAGGGGATGTTCGGAGCAAAGTAGAGGGCTATTTATCTAAACAAGGATACAAATATAAACGAAAGGGCGGATAG
- a CDS encoding 1,4-dihydroxy-6-naphthoate synthase, producing MQLSIGFSPCPNDTFIFDALVHHKIDTEGLTFNPVLLDVEALNRKAFEGALDITKISYYAYSFVQEDYILLDSGSALGNHCGPMVIAKTLFEPQELAKKIIAIPGKYTTANFLLNYYLQTLPDYKPQTGRHIAMVFSDIMPAVQKEKVEAGVIIHENRFTYMEYGLCKIIDLGDFWESTTRYPIPLGGIAVKRSLPKEVLQKINRVLRKSVAFALSHPESSKEYVRTHAQETKPEVIEQHIRLYVNQYTLDIGEQGKNAVRYMLQVAKNVNGLSGQEVYFVSEL from the coding sequence ATGCAGCTTTCCATTGGCTTTTCGCCTTGTCCTAACGATACGTTCATTTTTGATGCTTTGGTTCATCACAAAATTGACACAGAAGGTTTGACGTTCAACCCTGTGCTTTTAGACGTAGAAGCCCTAAACCGAAAGGCTTTTGAAGGAGCGTTAGACATTACCAAAATTTCTTACTATGCTTACAGTTTTGTGCAAGAGGATTATATTTTGTTAGACAGTGGCAGTGCTTTGGGCAACCATTGTGGTCCTATGGTTATTGCCAAAACGCTCTTTGAACCTCAAGAATTGGCAAAAAAAATTATCGCTATCCCTGGCAAATATACTACAGCTAATTTTCTGCTCAATTACTACCTGCAAACCTTACCTGACTATAAACCACAAACAGGGCGACATATTGCAATGGTATTTTCCGACATTATGCCTGCTGTGCAAAAAGAAAAAGTAGAAGCAGGTGTTATTATTCACGAGAATCGTTTTACGTACATGGAGTATGGACTTTGCAAAATTATAGACTTGGGCGATTTTTGGGAAAGTACTACACGCTATCCTATTCCCTTAGGAGGTATAGCTGTTAAAAGATCTTTGCCAAAGGAGGTTTTACAAAAAATTAACCGAGTTTTGAGAAAGAGTGTAGCTTTTGCGCTTTCTCATCCTGAAAGTAGTAAGGAATATGTGCGTACGCATGCCCAAGAAACTAAGCCCGAAGTAATTGAGCAACATATTCGTTTGTACGTAAATCAATACACGTTGGACATTGGTGAGCAAGGTAAAAATGCTGTCAGGTATATGTTGCAAGTAGCCAAAAATGTAAATGGGCTATCGGGTCAAGAGGTTTATTTTGTTTCGGAGTTATGA